In Debaryomyces hansenii CBS767 chromosome B complete sequence, one genomic interval encodes:
- a CDS encoding DEHA2B13596p (similar to CA1126|CaECM18.3eoc Candida albicans CaECM18.3eoc cell wall biogenesis) encodes MGERRPSSISLTKSLTDWWSFPKYLKSGSDSLPDENRSEGIEQAKLRNRLIEYELFKAILSDDIYLHPPNSENGIPEDAQITGEFVDVDIGGGVTIHEFYLENRVKAVSPNEVVDIVLIHGYMAALGYFVKNFEQIVKAKPGVRLHVIDLPGFGNSSRPKFPTEFLVKPSTKSEEIEQILNIEDWFINKIEEWRIHRNLRHFKLIGHSMGGYLSSCYLMKYNNQYCDSREDDSKIITEFIIVSPMGTESNYISLINNKSDFHDSSDPLKDLVTVQTEDEIIVHDEEFKELWEKLGKPKFPKHILLQKLWEWNKSPFQMLQILGPFYSKLLSYWSFQRFRNLRVNDGENEVNVDLILKLHNYSYSIFNQFQGSGELAITKLINHEILAKLPLCDRGFVKYLHDSEIRTLWLYGDKDWMNFKGGYHIFEQLSKINSLSSFQIIKDAGHHIYLDNPEEFNKSCLEFFNLI; translated from the coding sequence ATGGGTGAAAGAAGACCATCATCAATCTCGTTAACTAAATCCCTAACCGATTGGTGGTCGTTTCCAAAATACTTGAAAAGTGGCAGTGACAGTTTACCAGACGAAAATCGAAGTGAAGGAATCGAACAAGCCAAATTGAGGAATCGGTTAATTGAGTATGAATTGTTCAAGGCTATTCTATCAGACGATATCTACCTTCATCCCCCAAATAGCGAAAATGGTATTCCGGAGGACGCTCAAATTACAGGAGAATTTGTAGATGTTGATATTGGAGGGGGGGTGACGATCCATGAATtttatttggaaaataGGGTGAAAGCAGTCTCCCCCAACGAAGTAGTTGATATTGTGTTAATTCATGGATATATGGCAGCTTTGGGATATTTCGTGAAGAATTTCGAGCAGATCGTTAAGGCAAAACCAGGGGTACGGTTGCATGTTATAGATCTACCAGGGTTTGGGAACTCGTCTCGGCCTAAATTTCCTACCGAATTCTTAGTTAAGCCTTCTACAAAAAGCGAGGAGATCGAACAGATTTTGAACATAGAAGATTGGTTTATCAATAAGATCGAAGAGTGGAGAATCCACCGAAACTTGAGGCATTTTAAATTGATAGGACATTCTATGGGTGGTTATTTGTCTAGTTGTTATTTAATGAAGTACAACAACCAATACTGTGACCTGCGAGAAGATGACTCCAAGATTATTACCGAGTTCATCATAGTAAGTCCAATGGGAACGGAATCAAATTACATCagtttgataaataataagcTGGATTTCCATGACAGTAGTGATCCTTTAAAGGATTTGGTTACTGTACAGACAGAGGACGAAATTATAGTCCACGACGAAGAGTTCAAAGAGTTGTGGGAAAAGCTAGGCAAACCAAAGTTTCCAAAACACATTTTATTGCAAAAACTATGGGAGTGGAATAAGTCCCCATTTCAAATGTTACAGATTTTAGGACCATTTTATTCGAAGTTATTATCCTATTGGTCATTTCAACGGTTCAGGAATTTAAGAGTTAATGACGGTGAAAATGAAGTTAATGTTGATTTAATTCTCAAGCTCCacaattattcatattccATTTTCAACCAGTTCCAGGGATCTGGAGAGCTAGCAATTACCAAGTTGATCAATCATGAAATATTGGCCAAACTACCACTATGTGATAGAGGATTCGTCAAATACCTACATGATTCGGAAATTAGGACCTTGTGGCTCTACGGTGATAAAGATTGGATGAATTTCAAAGGAGGATATCACATTTTCGAGCAATTATCTAAGATTAATTCTTTGAGTTCatttcaaatcatcaagGATGCCGGccatcatatttatttagaCAATcctgaagaatttaacaAGTCTTgtttagaatttttcaatttaatataG
- a CDS encoding DEHA2B13618p (similar to CA0975|IPF18811 Candida albicans IPF18811), translating into MCCCECLSDICLIVVSVFFPPLPVWIRRGLCTCDSLINILLCMLGYFPGLIHSWYIIAKYPPYAISHESKVYYVYQTRPDLENQYGGGTSRTSRDSRNPLHHHHHHHHHHREPVDNEPLPIANPTYGSTSDRNDRNETSPPAYSEIGK; encoded by the coding sequence ATGTGTTGTTGTGAATGTTTATCTGATATCTGCCTCATAGTGGTATCCGTGTTCTTTCCACCGTTACCGGTGTGGATTAGAAGAGGCCTTTGTACCTGCGATTCACTAATTAACATCCTATTGTGTATGTTGGGATATTTCCCGGGATTGATTCATTCATGGTATATTATCGCAAAATACCCTCCTTATGCTATAAGCCACGAATCCAAAGTGTACTATGTGTATCAAACGCGGCCAGATCTTGAAAATCAGTATGGTGGAGGAACCTCTCGGACATCGAGGGATTCCAGAAATCCACTCCACCACCACCATCACCACCATCATCACCATAGAGAACCGGTCGATAACGAGCCGTTACCTATTGCTAATCCTACGTATGGCTCTACCAGTGATAGAAATGATAGAAACGAAACATCTCCACCTGCGTATTCTGAAATCGGCAAATAG
- a CDS encoding DEHA2B13640p (similar to CA3127|IPF8915 Candida albicans IPF8915) — protein MSTVTFNISFSNTNKKVTSVKSQSVNQLIQTALEKFKIDGQQGELFHNGKKLDSSLPIRLTNLVNNSKLVLVVSHESKEKLVNIKLAINAKNEIKSYILKTSNTRSLMEILEEFERRNDCNIRGGGEFELTVLNSKIGSGSKEIKSSLKSIIGSDVSSLVMRLAYLQTNNNAEEQQKINEIQKQRMKEYQRQERERREVEQRNQEQTARHEAARQESQQQEQVQTTAQTDEIDTSQALESSHSSAKRHLSHSEAVQVNTSETATTDDTTTPEGSDQSSPVPIEQKDTVYIPSAFSTYENPDDDYEMTVDQAQKYHKMIINSSKKPAAPKPKSKPSKYSIRIKFPDRIMLQLEMNDPTAKLGHLLKKIDEYLVPEFQNNYNLKIGYPPFSKIPMSLTHNNTPLADSPFFQDEKIVLIWESLVPHAKGPYIVESDFARENVKQINELPEIKLETNRSNLPADSNPRSAVPSASSSSSSYHNSEKSSANASKKIPKWFKPTK, from the coding sequence ATGCTGACGGTTACGTTTAATATTAGCTTTAGCAATACAAACAAGAAGGTAACATCTGTTAAGTCGCAATCGgttaatcaattgattcaaacaGCGttggaaaaattcaaaatagatGGACAACAAGGCGAATTGTTCCATAATGGAAAAAAGCTAGACAGCTCATTGCCTATAAGGTTAACGAACTTGGTTAACAACTCCAAGTTAGTGCTTGTTGTTAGCCACGAGTCGAAGGAAAAATTGGTGAATATCAAGTTGGCGATCAATGctaaaaatgaaatcaaatcGTACATTTTGAAAACGAGTAATACGAGGTCGTTGATGGAGATACTCGAAGAGTTTGAGAGAAGAAATGACTGCAATATAAGGGGCGGGGGAGAATTCGAATTGACTGTTTTGAACAGTAAGATTGGCAGTGGTAGCAAGGAGATCAAATCCAGTTTGAAGTCGATCATAGGGAGCGATGTTTCGAGCTTGGTGATGAGATTGGCATATTTGCAAACCAACAACAATGCAGAAGAACAGCAGAAGATCAATGAAATACAGAAACAAAGAATGAAGGAGTACCAGAGACAGGAACGGGAGAGAAGAGAAGTAGAGCAAAGAAACCAGGAGCAGACTGCAAGACATGAGGCTGCAAGACAGGAACTGCAACAGCAGGAGCAAGTACAAACCACAGCACAAACAGACGAGATTGACACTTCTCAGGCCCTAGAATCACTGCATAGCTCTGCTAAAAGACATTTGAGTCATTCAGAGGCTGTACAAGTCAACACAAGTGAAACAGCTACAACAGACGACACAACCACACCTGAAGGGTCAGATCAGTCGTCGCCAGTGCCAATTGAGCAAAAAGACACGGTATACATCCCGTCAGCGTTCTCCACGTACGAAAACCCCGACGACGACTACGAAATGACAGTCGATCAGGCCCAGAAGTACCATAAAATGATCATCAACTCGTCCAAAAAGCCTGCAGCACCCAAACCCAAATCAAAGCCGTCAAAATACTCTATCAGGATCAAGTTCCCCGATAGAATCATGCTACAGCTAGAAATGAACGATCCAACTGCAAAATTGGGCCATCTCCTCAAGAAAATCGACGAATACTTGGTGCCCGAATTTCAGAACAACTACAACCTCAAAATTGGATACCCCCCCTTTTCCAAAATTCCCATGTCGCTCACTCACAACAACACCCCTCTCGCAGACTCCCCCTTCTTCCAGGACGAAAAAATCGTTTTGATCTGGGAATCCCTTGTCCCCCATGCAAAAGGTCCCTACATAGTCGAAAGCGATTTTGCACGCGAGAATGTAAAGCAGATCAACGAACTTCCAGAGATAAAGTTAGAAACGAATAGAAGTAACCTACCTGCAGATTCCAATCCTCGATCCGCCGTCCCCTCGGCatcctcttcttcctcaTCCTACCATAATTCCGAAAAATCAAGCGCCAATGCTTCcaaaaaaattccaaaatgGTTCAAACCTACCAAATAG
- a CDS encoding DEHA2B13662p (similar to CA3126|CaGCN4 Candida albicans CaGCN4 transcriptional activator) produces MSATTNTTNRASGTNPLILCGDSMFESSDMFSHPQGPDSVLENDIIPMKHESMEELSSHLPLDDQLNNDLQKTSPFNIHSSVLDSVFSSTMDENDQLQDHTPMFDELDVIMDEGKASSKDDWVSLFGGNDDSGKREETNVSMNAPTKRSYSEVDTFETIEESIEPELEPTAPKQLFTPTQSNLSTPIIDTQSKVTKNKKAKVDHLGCISYSKKQRSESLVPVVTETGDPMSMKRARNTEAARRSRARKLERMNQLEVKVEELIGEKTDLANEVLRLKEILIANGISH; encoded by the coding sequence ATGTCTGCTACTACCAATACTACCAACCGTGCATCAGGCACCAATCCTTTGATTTTATGTGGCGATTCGATGTTCGAATCGTCCGATATGTTTAGCCATCCACAGGGCCCCGACTCGGTCTTGGAGAATGACATTATTCCTATGAAGCACGAGTCTATGGAAGAGTTATCGTCGCACTTGCCTCTCGATGACCAGTTGAACAACGACTTGCAAAAGACATCGCCATTCAACATCCACTCGTCTGTATTGGACTCGGTGTTTTCTAGCACCATGGATGAAAACGACCAGTTGCAGGACCATACTCCTATgtttgatgaattagatgTCATCATGGATGAGGGTAAGGCCAGCCTGAAGGACGACTGGGTGTCGCTTTTCGGCGGAAACGACGATAGCGGCAAGCGTGAAGAGACAAATGTCTCGATGAACGCTCCAACCAAGAGATCTTACAGTGAGGTTGACACATTCGAGACGATCGAGGAATCGATCGAGCCTGAATTGGAGCCAACCGCACCTAAGCAATTGTTTACGCCAACCCAATCCAACTTGTCTACTCCAATCATTGATACTCAATCGAAGGTTACTAAGAACAAGAAGGCTAAGGTTGACCACTTAGGATGCATTAGCTACTCTAAGAAACAAAGATCTGAACTGTTAGTTCCTGTCGTAACTGAAACTGGTGATCCAATGTCTATGAAGCGTGCCAGAAATACTGAAGCCGCCAGAAGATCGAGAGCTCGTAAGTTAGAGAGAATGAACCAATTGGAAGTCAAGGTTGAAGAGTTAATCGGCGAAAAGACTGATTTAGCAAATGAAGTCTTGAGATTAAAGGAGATCTTGATTGCTAATGGTATCAGCCATTAG
- a CDS encoding DEHA2B13684p (similar to uniprot|O74968 Schizosaccharomyces pombe SPBC4B4 SPBC4B4.07c protein) → MEGKIDEQTGDINGNAEDSVVEKVDGTGTGGATNDGTNDAESTETVYVNNLNDKVSVNKLKGELESVFQKYGKIIQITAHKNLKMKGQAFVTFENKTASEAAIHGLQEHELFGKPMHVEYARSNSDNYYRDILKDEEAIEIRKQLKMKANEQAAGDAKGVKKSGVKKAQTWKAIPPNKILLIQNLKPEITNGDLLEFFEAYGGFINSRLVKVRNLSFIEFENEMSATNCLEDLTKEKLEQFGTDALVTYAKK, encoded by the coding sequence ATGGAAGGTAAAATTGATGAACAAACCGGAGATATAAATGGTAATGCCGAGGATTCTGTAGTGGAGAAAGTGGATGGAACCGGTACTGGTGGTGCAACGAATGATGGAACGAATGATGCTGAGAGCACGGAGACGGTGTAtgtgaataatttgaatgataagGTGTCGGTGAATAAACTCAAGGGAGAATTGGAGAGTGTGTTTCAGAAGTACGGGAAAATTATACAGATCACAGCACATAAGAACCTCAAAATGAAGGGACAGGCATTTGTTACATTTGAGAACAAGACAGCGAGTGAAGCTGCAATCCACGGATTACAGGAGCACGAGTTGTTTGGGAAGCCCATGCATGTAGAGTACGCTAGAAGTAACTCGGATAATTACTACCGTGATATATTGAAGGATGAAGAGGCGATAGAAATACGGAAGcagttgaagatgaaggCTAACGAACAGGCAGCAGGTGATGCTAAGGGAGTCAAGAAACTGGGAGTCAAGAAAGCACAAACCTGGAAGGCCATCCCACCCAACAAGATACTTTTGATCCAGAACTTGAAGCCCGAAATCACCAATGGAGACCTTTTGGAGTTTTTTGAAGCGTATGGGGGTTTTATTAATAGTCGGTTGGTGAAGGTGAGGAATTTGTCGTTCATTGAATTCGAAAACGAAATGTCGGCTACGAATTGTCTAGAGGACTTAACCAAGGAAAAGTTGGAACAGTTTGGCACCGATGCATTGGTAACGTATGCTAAGAAGTAG
- a CDS encoding DEHA2B13706p (similar to uniprot|P47818 Saccharomyces cerevisiae YLR220W CCC1 Functions in the homeostasis of both calcium and manganese ions) produces MSLVTLKNQIGGLLKKSKSDEELERIDASLSNNNRPYGSTNDGDDRTQEIIVEEAMANASKSNGSVSSEDDEKVGFFDKFDPRVMSDIIIGLSDGLTVPFALTAGLSSLGNSKLVITGGMAELVSGAISMGLGGFLAAKSELEYYKSQVKKEKLEFFKKPEMINQDAAEIMFELGASEQTIGSFLKDLDSQPKNLIDFVIRFGKGLEEPAEGREITSALTIGSAYFLGGFVPLLPYFFCTVVKTGLITSVIVMLITLFIFGYIKTSISLGEDCGRGKKFIEGIQMVAIGSVAAGAAWTLVYFIDN; encoded by the coding sequence ATGTCATTAGTTACGTTAAAAAACCAAATAGGGggattattgaagaagtcgAAGTCGGATGAAGAGTTGGAAAGGATCGATGCTTCgttatctaataataacagACCATATGGGTCAACAAATGATGGAGATGATAGAACACAGGAAATAATAGTGGAAGAGGCCATGGCTAACGCGTCTAAGCTGAACGGTTCTGTGAGCAGTGAAGATGACGAGAAGGTAGGGTTTTTCGATAAATTTGACCCTAGAGTGATGTCGGACATAATTATTGGTTTATCTGACGGATTGACGGTTCCTTTTGCTTTGACGGCAGGGTTGTCATCGTTAGGTAACTCTAAGTTGGTCATTACGGGTGGTATGGCAGAATTGGTGTCGGGGGCGATTTCTATGGGATTAGGGGGGTTTTTAGCAGCTAAATCAGAGTTGGAATACTATAAATCACAGGTGAAGAAGGAAAAGTTAGAGTTTTTCAAGAAGCCGGAGATGATCAACCAGGACGCAGCAGAAATAATGTTTGAATTGGGGGCTTCCGAGCAGACCATTGGGTCGTTTTTGAAAGACTTGGATTCGCAACCTAAGAACCTCATCGATTTTGTTATTCGTTTCGGAAAGGGCCTCGAAGAGCCTGCTGAGGGCAGAGAAATCACATCGGCATTGACCATTGGACTGGCCTACTTCTTGGGTGGTTTCGTTCCATTATTACCATATTTTTTCTGCACGGTAGTCAAAACTGGCTTGATTACATCAGTTATTGTTATGTTGATCACCTTATTTATATTCGGTTACATCAAGACTTCCATCTCCTTGGGAGAAGATTGCGGAAGGGGTAAGAAATTCATCGAAGGTATTCAAATGGTGGCTATTGGATCTGTCGCAGCTGGGGCTGCCTGGACTTTAGTATActttattgataattaa
- a CDS encoding DEHA2B13728p (highly similar to uniprot|P40961 Saccharomyces cerevisiae YGR132C PHB1 antiproliferative protein involved in determination of replicative life span), with product MSHRFAEIISKVAIPLGITVTLGQSALYDVEGGKRAVIFDRLNGVQQQVIGEGTHFLIPWLQKAIIYDVKTKPKTIATTTGSKDLQNVSLTLRVLHRPEVLKLPVIYQSLGLDYDERVLPAIGNEVLKSIVAQFDAAELITQREVVSARIRQELSRRANEFNIQLEDVSITHMTFGREFTKAVEQKQIAQQDAERAKYLVEKAEQEKKANIIRAEGEAESAETVSKALAKAGDGLLMIRRLEASKDIAATLANSPNVSYLPSGGKGGDNDSKNSLLLNVGR from the coding sequence ATGTCGCATAGATTCGCTGAAATTATATCAAAAGTAGCTATTCCATTAGGTATAACGGTTACCTTAGGGCAATCGGCACTTTACGATGTCGAAGGTGGTAAAAGAGCTGTTATTTTCGATAGATTAAATGGTGTTCAACAACAAGTTATTGGGGAAGGAACCCACTTTTTAATCCCATGGTTACAGAAAGCCATTATTTATGATGTGAAAACGAAACCGAAGACCATTGCAACTACTACTGGATCAAAGGATTTACAGAATGTTTCATTAACTTTGAGAGTACTCCATAGACCTGAAGTGTTGAAATTACCGGTCATCTATCAATCGTTAGGTTTAGATTACGATGAAAGGGTTTTACCAGCCATTGGTAATGAAGTTTTGAAATCGATTGTTGCGCAATTCGATGCTGCAGAATTGATCACGCAAAGAGAAGTGGTGTCTGCTAGAATTAGACAAGAATTGTCCCGTAGAGCTAACGAATTTAATATCCAATTGGAAGATGTTTCCATCACTCATATGACTTTTGGTAGGGAATTTACCAAAGCGGTTGAACAAAAGCAAATCGCTCAACAAGATGCAGAAAGAGCGAAATACTTGGTTGAAAAGGcagaacaagaaaagaaggCTAACATTATTAGAGCTGAAGGTGAAGCCGAAAGTGCTGAAACCGTGTCTAAGGCGTTGGCTAAGGCTGGTGACGGTTTATTGATGATCAGAAGATTAGAAGCCTCTAAAGATATTGCTGCTACTTTAGCTAATTCGCCAAATGTTTCTTACTTGCCAAGTGGTGGTAAGGGCGGTGACAATGACTctaaaaattctttattgtTAAATGTTGGTCGTTAA
- a CDS encoding DEHA2B13750p (similar to uniprot|P40051 Saccharomyces cerevisiae YER078C) encodes MYSLIKRVNTIRQQPFVKCVRNLNLPKRSNLTVPYNTGQPTHETRPHYLPSPGNITPGISALEYYDRRLELAKQLPVKSLAILVGNEVQFSSGSVFYDFQQDNNLYYMTGWLEPNSVAIIEKQHDRGNEEDVILHMLVPPKNPQIELWEGERSGLQGAYDFFNADYVDDINNVKKYVEILLSRNDIVYWDDKSNGVPGSSSKFSSFFNLNVLNKNSSSIQELIKSTNKQVKPLNSMIAQQRSIKSFSEIEVMHAAAQISSRAINKAMGKVGSESPLKSEKTLAKYLDYQFVKGGCDKQAYIPVIASGPNALTIHYTRNDDLLYKDELVFIDAGGKLGGYCSDISRAWPNSPSGFSEPQRDIYEIVLKVNKQCIDLCYESNDVSINNLHEFSVDSLTKEIKKLPGFSNVSKYDVSKDLFPHYIGHHLGLDLHDIPSVSRFQKIKEGNVITIEPGLYIPMNDKYPKWYQGIGIRVEDDVVVGNSRNDIVNLTSGCVKEIEDIESLIKNGVTTPGINDELVILDI; translated from the coding sequence ATGTATTCCTTAATAAAAAGAGTGAATACTATTAGACAGCAACCTTTTGTCAAATGTGTTagaaatttaaatttgcCTAAGAGATCAAATTTAACTGTTCCTTATAATACCGGACAACCTACCCACGAAACAAGACCTCATTATTTACCTTCGCCTGGCAATATCACTCCAGGAATAAGTGCtcttgaatattatgaTCGTAGACTTGAATTGGCAAAGCAATTGCCTGTAAAATCATTGGCAATTCTAGTGGGAAATGAGGTACAATTTAGTTCCGGAAGCGTATTTTATGATTTTCAGCAAGACAATAACTTGTACTATATGACAGGATGGCTAGAACCCAACTCGGTAGCCATTATTGAGAAACAGCATGATAGAGGTAATGAGGAAGATGTTATTTTGCATATGTTAGTACCACCTAAGAATCCGCAAATAGAATTATGGGAAGGTGAAAGACTGGGGTTACAAGGAGCGTACGATTTTTTTAATGCAgattatgttgatgatattaataatgttaAGAAATATGTTGAAATACTATTATCTAGAAATGATATCGTCTATTGGGATGACAAGTCAAATGGTGTACCAGGATCATCAAgtaaattttcatcattctttaatttaAACGTCTTGAACAAAAATTCTTCCAGTATTCAAGAACTTATCAAAAGCACTAATAAGCAGGTCAAGCCATTAAATAGCATGATTGCACAACAGAGATCTATCAAATCTTTCAGTGAAATTGAAGTGATGCATGCAGCTGCACAAATATCTAGTAGGGCTATCAACAAAGCCATGGGAAAGGTAGGTTCTGAATCTCCGCTTAAGTCGGAAAAAACTTTAGCAAAATACCTAGATTATCAATTCGTTAAAGGTGGTTGTGATAAGCAGGCTTATATTCCCGTCATAGCCAGTGGGCCAAATGCATtaacaattcattatacAAGAAATGATGATTTGTTATATAAAGATGAATTGGTTTTTATTGATGCTGGTGGGAAGTTGGGAGGTTATTGCTCGGATATTTCAAGGGCATGGCCAAACTCACCAAGTGGATTCAGTGAACCACAAAGAGATATCTATGAAATTGTTTTGAAAGTTAACAAACAATGTATTGATTTGTGCTACGAGAGTAATGatgtttcaataaataatcttcATGAATTCTCGGTTGACAGTCTAACTAAGGAAATCAAAAAGTTGCCTGGGTTTTCAAATGTATCAAAATATGATGTTTCAAAAGATCTCTTCCCACATTATATTGGTCATCATTTAGGATTAGATCTTCATGATATTCCATCAGTTTCAAGGTTTCAGAAGATTAAAGAAGGAAACGTAATCACGATTGAGCCTGGattatatattccaatGAACGATAAATATCCTAAATGGTATCAAGGTATCGGAATCAGAGTTGAAGACGATGTCGTCGTGGGTAATTCCAGAAATGATATCGTGAATTTGACTAGCGGTTGCGTTAAAGAgattgaagatattgaatcattaattaaaaatggCGTAACTACACCGGGcattaatgatgaattagttATCTTagatatttga
- a CDS encoding DEHA2B13772p (similar to CA4646|IPF1495 Candida albicans IPF1495), translating into MARITFDDSKGFCYMNSLDDEIPKSKNKEMEVTNGFDLLPWDKHVIDEEDEVEDESEQQHEEQSSKKTKKLTKQERREQRQQKKINASRNRMLKRQQELSTAAIDDTKNVEDNPFAIQQDIKKLYSKITKTSGSAIKKDFKIFQYQSVALYKSDIEHILPEEWINDNNISFVYELITQMFLVKTENKFSYQIQLLYPSLVQLFLHIPIGNDFENILPIKELQKSKFIFIPVNYIDNYQQIDLEQANNGDHWVLCLLNLINNKLYVYNSMHDLDDENNELLKELTKRLKLCKSIIRNNSSIEIIQMKCDQQTNFNDCGVYVSMMTCCLIERLLYDKAINLDISNIKFNALRGRLYMLELIYKLSRQLIVAQNL; encoded by the coding sequence ATGGCTCGTATTACGTTCGACGACTCCAAAGGGTTTTGCTACATGAATTCacttgatgatgaaataccGAAGTcaaaaaacaaagaaatggAAGTCACCAATGGATTCGATCTATTACCTTGGGATAAGCATGTtatagatgaagaagatgaggttgaagatgaaagtGAGCAACAACATGAAGAACAATCTTCGAAAAAGACAAAGAAACTTACGAAGCAAGAAAGGAGGGAACAAAGACAacagaaaaaaattaacgCATCTAGGAATCGAATGTTGAAAAGACAGCAGGAATTATCAACTGCTGCCATAGATGATACGAAAaatgttgaagataatCCATTTGCAATTCAACAAGACATAAAAAAGCTCTATTCCAAGATTACTAAGACGAGTGGGTCGGCCATAAAgaaagatttcaaaattttccaatatcaaTCAGTTGCATTATATAAATCGGACATAGAACATATTCTACCTGAAGAATGGATAAACGACAATAATATTTCGTTTGTATATGAGCTAATAACACAAATGTTTTTGGTTAAAACAGAAAATAAGTTTagttatcaaattcaattgcttTATCCGTCTTTAGtacaattatttcttcatattccTATTGGGAATGATTTTGAGAATATACTACCCATAAAAGAATTACAAAAGCtgaaatttatatttatcccTGTTAATTACATTGATAACTATCAACAAATAGATTTGGAACAAGCGAATAATGGAGATCATTGGGTTCTTTGCTTATTAAAtctcattaataataaattatatgtATACAATTCCATGCACGATCTAGATGACGAAAATAACGAACTATTAAAGGAATTAACTAAGCGTTTAAAATTATGCAAGTCAATTATCagaaataattcatctattgaaattattcaaatgaaatGTGATCAGCAAACAAACTTTAATGACTGCGGTGTATATGTTCTGATGATGACTTGTTGCTTGATCGAGAGATTGTTGTACGATAAAGCTATTAATTTAGATATCAgcaatataaaattcaatgcATTGCGTGGAAGGTTATACATGCTagaattgatatataaattgtCAAGACAGCTAATTGTTGCTCAAAACTTATGA